Proteins from a single region of Undibacterium sp. KW1:
- a CDS encoding branched-chain amino acid ABC transporter permease, whose amino-acid sequence MDTFIQQIINGLVLGSMYALVALGYTMVYGVLNLINFAHGDVLMVGAMAGLSIIKFLSVVAPELPGIVKLIIAILGAIPVSIAVNVLIERVAYRRLRNAPRLAPLITAIGVSILVQTFAMMIWGRSPIPFPSVMPLEPVQIGGAVISQTQILLLVLATLSMVALVLLVEKTKMGRAMRATAENPRVAGLMGVDSNKVIVATFAIGAALAAVAGVMWAANYSSAQFAMGFVPGLKAFSAAVLGGIGNIYGAMVGGIVLGLIESLGAGYIGDLTGGILGSHYQDIFAFVVLIIVLTLRPSGIMGERVADRA is encoded by the coding sequence ATGGATACCTTTATCCAACAAATTATTAACGGTCTTGTGCTGGGCAGCATGTATGCCCTGGTCGCACTCGGTTACACCATGGTCTATGGTGTGCTCAATCTGATTAACTTCGCGCATGGCGACGTACTGATGGTCGGTGCGATGGCTGGTCTGAGTATCATCAAGTTTTTATCCGTGGTAGCTCCTGAGCTGCCAGGCATAGTCAAACTGATTATCGCCATTCTCGGCGCTATCCCTGTCAGTATTGCTGTCAATGTACTTATCGAACGCGTGGCTTACCGGCGCTTGCGAAATGCACCGCGCCTGGCCCCGCTGATTACGGCGATTGGTGTCTCCATCCTGGTGCAGACTTTTGCGATGATGATCTGGGGCCGCAGCCCTATTCCTTTCCCTTCCGTGATGCCATTGGAACCTGTGCAAATCGGCGGTGCAGTGATTTCGCAAACACAGATACTGTTGCTGGTGTTGGCGACTCTCTCCATGGTTGCCCTGGTTTTGCTGGTGGAAAAAACCAAGATGGGCCGGGCCATGCGTGCAACTGCTGAAAATCCACGCGTTGCCGGTTTGATGGGTGTCGATTCCAACAAGGTCATTGTTGCAACCTTTGCGATAGGCGCTGCACTGGCGGCTGTTGCTGGCGTGATGTGGGCTGCCAATTATTCGTCTGCACAGTTTGCCATGGGTTTTGTGCCGGGTCTGAAAGCTTTCTCTGCAGCGGTACTGGGTGGTATCGGTAATATCTACGGTGCGATGGTAGGCGGTATCGTACTGGGCCTGATTGAAAGTCTCGGTGCCGGTTATATCGGCGACCTGACCGGCGGTATTCTGGGAAGTCACTATCAGGACATCTTTGCCTTCGTGGTATTGATTATCGTATTGACCTTGCGTCCATCCGGCATCATGGGTGAACGTGTTGCTGATCGTGCGTAA